The proteins below are encoded in one region of Carboxydocella sporoproducens DSM 16521:
- the pdxT gene encoding pyridoxal 5'-phosphate synthase glutaminase subunit PdxT, whose amino-acid sequence MKIGVLALQGAFREHRLVLEKLGVEVVEVRKKEQLAELAGLVIPGGESTTIGKLMVDFGLLSEIKERFQQGMAVFGTCAGLILLATEIMGSEQPRLGLMEMTVKRNAYGRQVDSFEVDLPVPAIGAQPLRAVFIRAPYIERVGSGVEVMATFQDKIVLARQGKALAAAFHPELTEDYRLHQYFVDLCKK is encoded by the coding sequence ATGAAAATCGGGGTATTGGCTCTGCAGGGTGCTTTTCGGGAGCACCGGCTGGTGCTGGAAAAACTGGGTGTGGAAGTTGTTGAAGTACGTAAAAAGGAGCAATTGGCAGAGCTGGCGGGGCTGGTAATCCCCGGAGGTGAATCAACTACCATCGGCAAATTGATGGTGGATTTTGGCCTGCTCTCCGAAATCAAGGAGCGTTTTCAGCAGGGGATGGCGGTTTTTGGAACCTGTGCCGGCTTGATTCTGCTGGCAACCGAGATTATGGGCAGTGAACAGCCGCGGCTGGGCTTGATGGAGATGACTGTCAAGCGCAATGCCTATGGTCGACAGGTGGACAGCTTTGAAGTGGATTTGCCGGTTCCCGCTATCGGAGCACAGCCCCTGCGGGCGGTTTTCATCCGGGCCCCCTACATTGAACGAGTTGGTTCCGGGGTTGAGGTAATGGCTACCTTCCAGGACAAGATCGTCCTGGCCCGACAGGGCAAGGCGCTGGCGGCGGCTTTCCATCCCGAGCTGACCGAGGATTATCGTTTGCATCAGTATTTTGTGGATT
- the pdxS gene encoding pyridoxal 5'-phosphate synthase lyase subunit PdxS, whose product MMERGTFRVKAGLAEMLKGGVIMDVTTPEQAKIAEEAGACAVMALEKVPADIRAAGGIARMADPTVIKRIQDAVTIPVMAKCRIGHFVEAQILESLGVDYIDESEVLTPADDKFHINKWEFKVPFVCGAKNLGEALRRIGEGAAMIRTKGEPGTGNVVEAVKHFRTVMGEIRRLQMLPQEELMTAAKEMGAPYELVVEVAKTGKLPVVNFAAGGIATPADAALMMQLGCDGVFVGSGIFKSGDPVKRARAIVAATTHYNDPQVLAEVSKDLGEPMVGIDISTITPEMRMQDRGW is encoded by the coding sequence ATCATGGAAAGGGGAACTTTTCGCGTTAAAGCTGGCCTGGCAGAAATGCTGAAAGGCGGCGTCATTATGGATGTAACTACACCGGAACAGGCTAAAATCGCTGAGGAAGCGGGCGCCTGTGCCGTTATGGCTTTGGAAAAAGTACCGGCCGATATCCGGGCTGCGGGCGGAATTGCTCGCATGGCCGATCCCACGGTAATCAAGCGCATTCAAGATGCGGTCACCATCCCGGTAATGGCCAAGTGCCGGATCGGGCATTTTGTGGAGGCCCAGATCCTGGAATCTCTGGGCGTGGACTATATTGACGAAAGTGAGGTCCTCACTCCTGCGGATGATAAATTCCACATCAATAAATGGGAGTTCAAGGTACCCTTCGTCTGCGGGGCTAAAAACCTGGGGGAAGCCCTGCGCCGGATTGGGGAAGGGGCTGCTATGATCCGGACCAAAGGCGAGCCGGGTACCGGTAATGTGGTGGAAGCAGTCAAACACTTCCGCACGGTGATGGGAGAAATTCGCCGTCTGCAGATGCTGCCCCAGGAAGAGCTGATGACTGCAGCCAAGGAGATGGGCGCTCCCTATGAACTGGTGGTGGAAGTGGCCAAAACCGGGAAGTTGCCGGTGGTGAACTTTGCTGCTGGCGGTATCGCTACTCCTGCTGATGCAGCTTTGATGATGCAGCTGGGCTGTGATGGTGTTTTCGTCGGCTCCGGTATCTTCAAATCCGGGGATCCGGTCAAACGGGCCCGGGCCATTGTAGCTGCCACAACCCACTACAATGATCCGCAGGTGCTGGCGGAAGTTTCTAAAGACCTGGGTGAGCCCATGGTCGGGATCGATATTTCCACTATTACTCCAGAAATGAGAATGCAGGATCGGGGCTGGTAA
- a CDS encoding cytochrome c3 family protein — MVKTFRVWGTLTMAMLVVSLLIATFFSVGSIGYTQNKEENSLCGSCHEMQPQINSWRLSTHGRIGCLKCHPNVPMTELAYKHWRGFYNQPIKKKTIVPNAVCLDCHSRQRDISPPGGLVVPHEYHTQKGVDCVDCHAGLVHSTRQPGSPRIKMPVCLKCHNGSKATNQCKDCHGENVPKQ, encoded by the coding sequence ATGGTCAAAACATTTCGGGTCTGGGGTACATTGACGATGGCCATGCTGGTAGTGAGTTTATTGATTGCTACTTTTTTTAGCGTAGGCAGTATCGGTTATACCCAAAATAAAGAAGAAAACAGCCTTTGCGGAAGTTGCCATGAAATGCAACCACAGATCAATTCCTGGCGCTTATCTACCCATGGCCGCATTGGCTGTCTCAAATGCCATCCCAATGTACCCATGACCGAGCTGGCTTATAAACACTGGCGCGGTTTTTACAATCAACCCATCAAGAAGAAAACCATAGTGCCCAATGCAGTCTGCCTGGATTGCCATAGCCGGCAGCGGGATATTTCTCCTCCGGGGGGGCTGGTGGTTCCCCATGAATATCATACTCAGAAGGGAGTAGACTGTGTGGATTGTCATGCTGGTCTGGTGCATTCCACCCGGCAGCCAGGAAGTCCCAGGATCAAAATGCCGGTCTGCCTGAAATGTCATAATGGCAGCAAAGCTACCAATCAATGTAAGGATTGTCACGGAGAGAATGTACCCAAACAATAG
- a CDS encoding formate dehydrogenase subunit gamma: MEKRHYRAAVRRWNLHQRIHHIGMFSTFILCTITGLPIKWHDNSLSLALARWFGGPDTMLNIHIGSGLTMIAVSIYHLVWMFYKMLVKKDLGWAIMPALKDVTDLVQHLKYQLGFTDQPARFDRYSYKEKFDYWAVFWGMFIIGGSGIFMMMPEWGAALMPRWLIDCWRIGHSDEAVLAILAIFVWHFYNVHFNPDFFPGSTTWFNGLMDIRVMEHEHPLELERIKKEQEKIILIPEEGQEGEAWPSSNTVATKV, encoded by the coding sequence ATGGAAAAAAGGCACTACCGGGCTGCAGTTAGACGCTGGAATCTTCATCAACGTATTCACCATATTGGTATGTTTTCTACCTTTATTCTCTGTACTATTACCGGCTTGCCCATTAAATGGCATGATAACAGTTTATCCCTGGCCCTTGCCCGCTGGTTTGGCGGGCCGGATACCATGCTCAATATTCATATCGGCAGCGGATTAACCATGATTGCAGTTAGTATTTATCATTTGGTCTGGATGTTTTACAAAATGCTGGTTAAAAAAGATCTGGGCTGGGCCATTATGCCAGCTTTAAAGGATGTAACTGACCTGGTGCAACACCTGAAATACCAGCTGGGTTTTACTGACCAACCAGCCCGGTTTGATCGCTATTCCTACAAGGAGAAGTTTGACTACTGGGCGGTATTCTGGGGGATGTTCATCATTGGTGGTTCCGGTATTTTCATGATGATGCCGGAATGGGGAGCGGCCCTGATGCCCCGCTGGCTCATTGATTGCTGGCGGATTGGTCATAGTGATGAGGCGGTACTGGCCATTCTGGCTATCTTTGTCTGGCATTTTTATAATGTTCACTTCAATCCCGATTTTTTCCCGGGCAGCACAACCTGGTTTAATGGGTTGATGGATATTAGGGTAATGGAACACGAACATCCCCTGGAACTGGAGCGAATTAAAAAGGAGCAGGAAAAAATCATCCTGATACCGGAGGAAGGACAGGAGGGAGAGGCATGGCCGTCTTCAAACACAGTCGCAACAAAGGTTTGA